A single window of Pseudomonas lijiangensis DNA harbors:
- a CDS encoding O-antigen ligase family protein, producing MLSTAKNHIFFFFCCITLFICAGTFEFSGHNFQRLAQFVIGTLSVLTLCLYSIKGLNVSVFQPGIKAVFSCVLLGGIISSLTAHQPLWALIELSVLLLCCAIASAFAQQRQIHGAQLDRFFIGFVVFICAVKILQFLSATAAAYLSFPPALDTDLLLEGFSNKRFYGQFQTFTLPLLALPLLLASARRSIKVSIFILLSLWWMIAVTGGTRGTWLGMGIAVVFASCLGRAGRYWAGWQLAAASVGVLLFLLLFSLLPAWMGIDVVNFAGERLNTSLSARELLWQQAWAMIKERPLLGFGPMHFADIWNPYGAHPHQAILQWASEWGIPSTLCVAGLALYGLVATGLLSIKRAHSREPVDLLRLCLSASLVGALTQSMVDGVIVMPYSQLWLAIIVGWLLALHEWRTTPVSSSLILDRLWIACLVLAAGLIFYTIIRDFPDLENLQHPGQSFGGPSLPRFWLQGTIATP from the coding sequence GTGTTATCTACAGCAAAAAACCATATTTTTTTCTTCTTCTGTTGCATCACGCTTTTTATCTGCGCTGGCACCTTTGAGTTTTCCGGCCACAACTTCCAGAGACTGGCACAGTTTGTTATTGGCACCTTATCCGTATTGACCCTCTGTCTATATTCGATCAAGGGCCTGAATGTCAGTGTGTTTCAACCGGGCATCAAAGCTGTTTTTTCATGTGTATTGCTGGGCGGAATCATTTCCAGCCTGACAGCCCATCAGCCTCTTTGGGCATTGATCGAGTTATCGGTCTTGTTGCTGTGTTGTGCCATCGCCAGCGCATTTGCCCAACAGCGACAAATTCACGGCGCTCAGCTTGACCGGTTCTTCATTGGCTTTGTTGTCTTCATCTGCGCTGTCAAAATACTTCAGTTTCTCTCTGCAACTGCCGCAGCCTACCTGAGTTTTCCTCCTGCCCTGGATACCGATCTGTTGCTGGAAGGTTTTTCCAACAAGCGTTTCTATGGCCAGTTTCAGACGTTTACGTTGCCGTTACTCGCCTTGCCACTGCTGCTGGCTTCGGCGCGGCGTTCTATCAAGGTTTCGATCTTTATCCTGCTGAGTCTCTGGTGGATGATCGCTGTGACCGGTGGGACGCGAGGAACATGGCTGGGGATGGGCATTGCTGTGGTCTTTGCTTCCTGTCTCGGACGCGCCGGACGCTACTGGGCGGGCTGGCAACTGGCAGCCGCCTCAGTGGGCGTATTGCTGTTTCTTCTTCTTTTCAGTCTTTTACCGGCCTGGATGGGCATTGACGTCGTCAACTTTGCCGGTGAGCGGCTGAATACTTCGCTGTCTGCCCGCGAACTGTTGTGGCAGCAGGCATGGGCCATGATCAAGGAGCGTCCGCTGCTGGGGTTTGGGCCGATGCATTTTGCCGATATCTGGAACCCGTATGGCGCGCATCCTCATCAGGCGATTCTGCAGTGGGCAAGCGAGTGGGGAATACCTTCCACATTGTGCGTGGCCGGACTGGCGCTGTATGGGCTTGTGGCGACAGGGCTCTTGTCAATCAAGCGGGCCCACTCTCGGGAGCCTGTCGATTTGCTGCGTCTTTGCCTGTCCGCAAGTCTGGTTGGCGCGCTGACACAGTCCATGGTCGATGGCGTCATTGTCATGCCGTATTCGCAGTTATGGTTGGCAATCATTGTTGGCTGGTTATTGGCCCTGCATGAATGGCGGACCACACCTGTTTCGAGCAGCCTGATTCTTGATCGCTTATGGATAGCTTGTCTTGTTCTGGCGGCGGGCCTGATTTTCTATACGATCATTCGCGACTTTCCCGACCTGGAGAATCTTCAGCATCCCGGGCAGAGTTTTGGAGGGCCTTCTCTGCCGCGTTTCTGGCTGCAGGGCACCATCGCTACCCCCTAA
- a CDS encoding pilin — protein MQTQKGFTLIELMIVVAIIGILAAVAIPSYQNYTLRAQASAALASLDSAKLAVAENWSNGIAAADVCGTGASAISGCSAGGLLTATRSNPTVTVRLQAGFPSTTTVGGVVSWTCTVTPANAAPSGCTGS, from the coding sequence ATGCAAACACAAAAAGGTTTTACGTTGATCGAGCTGATGATCGTGGTTGCGATCATCGGTATTCTGGCTGCTGTAGCCATTCCGTCTTATCAAAATTATACCTTGCGAGCGCAGGCCTCCGCTGCGCTCGCAAGCCTTGACTCCGCTAAATTGGCGGTTGCGGAGAACTGGTCTAATGGAATTGCAGCTGCTGATGTTTGCGGTACTGGTGCAAGTGCGATTAGCGGATGTAGCGCCGGAGGTTTGTTGACGGCTACTCGCTCAAACCCTACGGTTACAGTTCGCCTTCAAGCAGGATTTCCGTCAACTACAACTGTAGGTGGCGTTGTTTCTTGGACATGTACTGTCACACCAGCAAACGCCGCTCCTAGCGGGTGCACCGGCTCGTAA
- the pilB gene encoding type IV-A pilus assembly ATPase PilB, with protein sequence MSDVVLTGLAKQLVEAELLTEKTAQQAYQQARRDKISLVSYLVQNKLVKSLVLAELASDQFGVPFLDLNCLDKESQPKGLVSEKLVRQHHALPLWRRGNKLFVGVSDPTNHQAVTDIQFSTGLNTEAILVEDDKLTDAIEKLFDTGMGLGEMADVDLGLDIEQADNAKETSISGQDDADDAPVVRFVNKMLMDAIRMGSSDLHFEPYEKVFRVRFRTDGILHEAAKPPIHLASRIAARLKVMASLDISERRKPQDGRVKLRVSKSKAIDFRMNTLPTLWGEKIVMRILDPTSAQMGIDALGYEPDQKALYLEALKQPQGMILVTGPTGSGKTVSLYTGLNILNTVDINISTAEDPVEINLEGINQVNVNPRQGMDFSQALRAFLRQDPDVIMVGEIRDLETAEIAIKASQTGHMVLSTLHTNSAAETLTRLHHMGVAAFNIATAINLIIAQRLARKLCPHCKKEIEVPRETLLKEGFPESEIGKFKIYGPVGCDHCNGGYRGRVGIYEVVKKTPELERIIMEEGNALDISKQMRKDGFNDLRTSGLHKAMQGITSLEEVNRVTKD encoded by the coding sequence ATGTCTGATGTCGTCCTCACCGGTCTGGCCAAGCAATTGGTCGAAGCCGAGCTTCTTACTGAAAAAACTGCGCAGCAGGCTTACCAACAGGCACGGCGCGACAAGATTTCGCTGGTCAGCTATCTGGTACAGAACAAACTGGTCAAAAGTCTGGTGCTGGCAGAGCTGGCATCCGATCAGTTCGGGGTGCCCTTTCTCGACCTCAACTGCTTGGACAAGGAAAGCCAGCCCAAGGGACTGGTCAGTGAAAAGCTCGTACGCCAGCATCACGCCCTGCCTTTATGGCGTCGCGGCAACAAGCTGTTCGTGGGTGTATCGGACCCCACCAACCATCAGGCCGTCACCGATATCCAGTTCAGCACCGGCCTCAATACCGAAGCGATTCTAGTTGAGGACGACAAACTCACCGATGCCATCGAAAAACTGTTCGACACAGGCATGGGCCTGGGAGAAATGGCCGATGTCGATCTGGGTCTGGATATCGAACAGGCGGATAACGCCAAAGAAACCTCGATTTCCGGACAAGACGATGCCGACGATGCGCCCGTAGTACGCTTCGTCAACAAGATGCTGATGGATGCCATTCGTATGGGCTCCTCGGACTTGCACTTCGAACCTTATGAAAAGGTCTTTCGCGTGCGCTTTCGTACCGATGGCATCTTGCATGAAGCCGCCAAACCTCCTATCCATCTCGCAAGCCGGATTGCCGCACGCCTGAAAGTCATGGCCAGCCTGGATATCTCGGAGCGGCGCAAACCTCAGGATGGCCGGGTCAAGCTGCGGGTATCCAAAAGCAAAGCCATCGATTTTCGTATGAACACCCTGCCAACGCTATGGGGTGAAAAGATCGTGATGCGGATTCTGGACCCCACCAGCGCCCAGATGGGTATTGATGCGCTGGGGTATGAGCCGGATCAGAAAGCACTTTATCTGGAAGCACTCAAACAGCCACAAGGCATGATTCTGGTCACCGGCCCCACGGGCTCGGGTAAAACCGTTTCGCTCTACACCGGCCTGAATATTCTCAACACTGTGGATATCAATATTTCTACCGCCGAAGACCCGGTGGAAATCAACCTGGAAGGTATCAACCAGGTCAACGTCAACCCACGTCAGGGCATGGACTTCTCCCAGGCACTGCGGGCCTTTCTGCGCCAGGACCCGGATGTAATCATGGTGGGTGAGATCCGCGACCTGGAAACTGCCGAAATCGCGATCAAGGCCTCCCAGACCGGACATATGGTGCTTTCCACCCTGCACACCAATAGCGCGGCAGAAACCCTGACACGCTTGCATCATATGGGTGTCGCAGCCTTTAACATTGCCACGGCCATCAACCTGATCATTGCCCAGCGTCTGGCTCGCAAACTCTGCCCTCACTGCAAAAAAGAAATCGAGGTGCCGCGGGAGACCCTGCTCAAGGAGGGTTTCCCGGAATCGGAAATTGGCAAGTTCAAGATCTATGGCCCTGTCGGTTGCGACCACTGTAATGGCGGCTACAGAGGTCGGGTCGGTATTTACGAAGTGGTCAAGAAAACCCCGGAGCTGGAACGCATCATCATGGAAGAAGGCAACGCATTGGATATTTCAAAACAGATGCGCAAGGACGGCTTCAATGACTTGCGCACCTCGGGCTTGCATAAAGCCATGCAGGGCATCACCAGCCTTGAAGAAGTCAACCGGGTGACCAAGGATTAA
- a CDS encoding type II secretion system F family protein: protein MASKAVKVTVYTWEGLDKKGSKMTGELSGHNPALIKAQLRKQGINPTKVRKKSVSLFGNGKKIKPLDIAFFSRQMATMMKAGVPLLQAFDIISEGAENPNMRTLVDFLKQEVSAGNSLATALRQKPEYFDDLYCNLVDAGEQAGALESLLDRVATYKEKTEALKSKIKKAMTYPIAVMVVAVIVSGILLIKVVPQFQTVFASFGADLPAFTLMVIGLSEIVQNWWLAIVGLFIVGFFMFKRAYKQSQNFRDRIDRLLLKAPLIGPLIFKSSVARYSRTLATTFAAGVPLVEALDSVAGATGNVVFKNAVNKIKQDVSTGMQLNFSMRSVNVFPSLAIQMTAIGEESGALDSMLDKVATYYEDEVDNMVDSLTSLMEPMIMAVLGVIVGGLVLAMYLPIFKLGNVV from the coding sequence ATGGCTAGCAAAGCAGTCAAAGTCACTGTTTACACGTGGGAAGGCCTGGACAAGAAAGGCTCGAAGATGACGGGCGAGCTAAGCGGCCATAACCCGGCCCTCATCAAGGCACAGTTGCGCAAGCAAGGCATCAACCCAACCAAAGTGCGTAAAAAGTCCGTCTCCCTATTCGGCAACGGCAAGAAGATCAAGCCGCTGGATATCGCCTTTTTCTCAAGACAAATGGCAACGATGATGAAAGCGGGGGTTCCGCTGCTGCAGGCGTTCGACATCATCAGCGAAGGCGCTGAAAACCCGAATATGCGGACGCTGGTGGACTTCCTGAAGCAGGAAGTATCGGCGGGTAACAGCCTGGCAACGGCCTTGCGGCAAAAACCCGAATACTTCGATGACCTGTACTGCAATCTGGTGGATGCCGGCGAGCAGGCGGGTGCGCTTGAGAGTCTGCTGGATCGGGTTGCCACTTATAAGGAGAAGACCGAGGCACTCAAGTCCAAGATCAAGAAGGCCATGACCTATCCCATTGCTGTCATGGTTGTAGCGGTGATTGTTTCGGGTATTTTGCTGATCAAGGTCGTGCCGCAATTTCAGACGGTATTTGCAAGCTTCGGAGCAGACCTTCCAGCCTTTACCTTGATGGTCATCGGGCTATCAGAGATTGTGCAGAATTGGTGGCTGGCCATCGTCGGTCTTTTTATTGTCGGCTTTTTCATGTTCAAAAGAGCCTACAAGCAATCTCAGAACTTTCGTGACCGTATCGACCGACTCCTGTTGAAAGCCCCACTCATTGGGCCGTTGATTTTCAAATCGTCGGTGGCCCGCTACTCTCGAACCCTTGCAACAACCTTTGCAGCAGGCGTTCCGCTGGTGGAAGCACTCGACTCGGTAGCCGGCGCAACCGGGAATGTGGTGTTCAAAAATGCGGTCAACAAGATCAAGCAAGACGTTTCAACCGGCATGCAACTGAACTTCTCCATGCGTTCAGTAAATGTATTCCCGAGCCTGGCCATTCAAATGACAGCGATCGGTGAGGAGTCCGGTGCTCTGGATTCCATGCTTGACAAGGTTGCGACTTACTACGAAGACGAAGTCGACAATATGGTCGATAGCCTGACCAGCCTGATGGAGCCGATGATCATGGCGGTACTCGGCGTTATCGTGGGAGGCCTAGTGCTGGCCATGTACTTGCCCATCTTCAAACTCGGAAACGTCGTCTGA
- a CDS encoding prepilin peptidase yields MPLLDFLASSTLAFVIFTSVLGLLVGSFLNVVVYRLPKMMDRDWKIQAREILGLPAEPKPDTFNLILPHSSCPQCNHRIRAWENIPVISYLALGGKCSNCKTAISKRYPLVELTCGIVSGYIAWHFGFGWQAAAMLVLSWGLLAMSLIDADHQLLPDSLVLPLLWLGLIVNAFGLFTSLNDAIWGAVAGYLALWSLFWLFKLLTGKEGMGYGDFKLLGMLGAWGGWQILPLTILLSSLVGAVLGVILMRIRQVEAGTPIPFGPYLAIAGWIALLWGGQITDSYLQFAGFK; encoded by the coding sequence ATGCCCCTTCTCGATTTCCTGGCCAGCTCCACGCTGGCCTTCGTCATTTTCACCTCTGTTCTAGGCCTGTTGGTTGGAAGCTTCCTCAACGTGGTGGTTTATCGCCTGCCCAAAATGATGGATCGCGACTGGAAGATTCAGGCTCGGGAAATACTGGGACTGCCCGCCGAGCCCAAGCCGGATACTTTCAACCTGATCCTTCCGCATTCCAGTTGCCCGCAATGCAACCACCGGATTCGCGCCTGGGAAAACATTCCAGTCATCAGTTATCTGGCCCTCGGCGGTAAATGCTCGAACTGCAAGACCGCGATCAGCAAACGCTACCCGCTGGTCGAACTGACCTGCGGGATAGTGTCAGGCTACATTGCCTGGCATTTCGGTTTTGGCTGGCAGGCTGCGGCGATGCTGGTGCTGAGCTGGGGCTTGTTGGCCATGAGCCTGATCGATGCCGATCACCAGCTACTGCCGGACTCCCTGGTCCTTCCCCTGTTATGGCTGGGGCTTATCGTCAATGCCTTTGGCCTGTTCACATCCCTCAACGATGCCATCTGGGGAGCCGTGGCCGGCTATCTGGCGTTATGGTCGCTGTTCTGGCTGTTCAAGTTGCTGACCGGCAAGGAAGGCATGGGTTACGGTGACTTCAAGCTGCTCGGCATGCTCGGTGCCTGGGGTGGCTGGCAGATCCTGCCGTTGACGATCCTTTTATCGTCGCTGGTGGGCGCTGTGCTGGGCGTGATCCTGATGCGCATTCGCCAGGTCGAGGCGGGAACGCCGATTCCCTTCGGTCCTTATCTGGCCATCGCGGGGTGGATCGCTTTGCTCTGGGGTGGTCAAATAACCGACTCCTATTTGCAGTTTGCCGGTTTCAAATGA
- the coaE gene encoding dephospho-CoA kinase (Dephospho-CoA kinase (CoaE) performs the final step in coenzyme A biosynthesis.) produces MTNPAFKPWTLGLTGGIGSGKSAAAQCFIDLGIHTVDADHVARWVVEPGRPALAQIAEHFGSDVLQASGELDRGALRARIFQHPEERRWLEALLHPLINQEIVSYLAQAQSPYAILVSPLLIESGQYKMVQRVLVIDAPENLQIERTMQRDGSSQEQVQAILKAQAQREERLRHADNVLTNDRDPAWLKSEVERLHHFFLTLRGGQS; encoded by the coding sequence ATGACCAACCCTGCTTTCAAACCCTGGACTCTTGGCCTGACCGGCGGCATCGGTAGCGGTAAAAGTGCGGCAGCACAGTGCTTTATCGACCTGGGCATCCATACCGTGGACGCCGACCATGTCGCCCGCTGGGTGGTCGAGCCCGGGCGCCCGGCACTGGCGCAGATTGCCGAACACTTCGGCAGCGATGTGCTTCAAGCCAGCGGCGAACTGGATCGTGGCGCTCTGCGCGCACGGATTTTCCAGCACCCTGAAGAACGACGCTGGCTGGAAGCCCTGCTGCACCCGCTGATCAATCAGGAAATCGTCAGCTATCTGGCCCAGGCGCAATCGCCTTACGCGATTCTGGTTTCGCCGCTGCTGATCGAGTCCGGGCAATACAAGATGGTGCAGCGGGTTCTGGTGATCGATGCTCCCGAAAACCTGCAAATAGAACGCACCATGCAGCGCGACGGCTCCAGCCAGGAGCAGGTCCAGGCCATTCTCAAGGCTCAGGCACAACGTGAAGAGCGACTGCGTCACGCCGACAATGTGCTGACCAACGATCGCGACCCGGCGTGGCTGAAAAGCGAAGTCGAGCGCCTGCATCACTTTTTTCTTACTTTGCGTGGAGGCCAATCGTGA